The nucleotide sequence TCTCCTTCTTCCTTCACGTAGGCCACGTCTTTGAATTTGCTGTCGGCGCTTGCCACCTTCCCGGCAAGGCCTGCCAGCGAGATATTCATGGTACCCTGCGACGCAGCTCCGCCGGCCGCACCCTGTAGTGAGCCTGTTTCAACGAACTGCTGTATCTCTTTCCTTGCCACCTGCGTTAGCTGCGGCTTCAACATACGCAGTGCGCTTTTGAATGCGAATCCACCTGGGTTCAGCATACCAAGCGCTGAACCTTGGTTGGCCACTTGGTCTATCAAATTACCCGTTACGCTGTTCACATCCACGTATTTTTCAAAGGTGGCCATGTCGTGGGTGCGAGCCGCATTGGCCACTTGCGCCAACGCAAATCGAGGCCCTGCCTTGAGGCTTTGATAGTAGAAGTAGCCGCCTGTTACTGCCAACACCAGCAGCAACAATAGAATGATTCGTTTCATGATGTATCGATAAGAGTAAGGAGCAGGGGCAGTAAAAATACTGGTTTCGCATCAGCTATAGCTTTCACATCTGGCTGGTCAGTTCGCTCCAAAGAAGTACTTGCGCTGTGCTTACCCGTGTCCTTGAGCGGCGTATTTCTACTTGAGTGCACCC is from Hymenobacter tibetensis and encodes:
- a CDS encoding DUF2939 domain-containing protein — encoded protein: MKRIILLLLLVLAVTGGYFYYQSLKAGPRFALAQVANAARTHDMATFEKYVDVNSVTGNLIDQVANQGSALGMLNPGGFAFKSALRMLKPQLTQVARKEIQQFVETGSLQGAAGGAASQGTMNISLAGLAGKVASADSKFKDVAYVKEEGEQALVGIEFTQPKYDTTMVVELKMLNRGNHWQITEITNTGDLLKHVARLEKRRLLEGK